A genomic region of Bradyrhizobium sp. ORS 278 contains the following coding sequences:
- a CDS encoding YeaH/YhbH family protein, protein MHIIDRRLNPGGKSLENRQRFLRRAKALVQGAVKKTSQDRDIKDVLEGGEVSIPLDGMDEPRFRREGGTRDMVLPGNKKFIEGDILPRSGDGSGRKSGPGQGDSEDAFRFVLSKEEFVNLFLDDLELPDLAKRKFAEAESEGLVRAGYSTSGSPANISISRTVTRAMARRVALRRPRPEAIAELEDKIEQETDEEKKAALVAELEGLKAKAKRIPFIDPIDIRYRRFEAVPKPIAQAVMFCLMDVSGSMSEHMKDLAKRFYMLLYVFLTRRYRHVEIVFIRHTDRAEEVDEQTFFYGPASGGTLVSSALQCMHDIVRSRFRPSDWNIYAAQASDGDNATSDSENVARLLTDNILPVSQFFAYLEVGESGTYSFEMPDSALWSLYERLRANGQPLSMRKVRDRSEIFPVFHDLFQRRGTTQERAAS, encoded by the coding sequence ATGCACATCATTGATCGGCGCTTGAATCCGGGCGGCAAAAGTCTCGAAAATCGTCAGCGATTTTTGCGACGCGCCAAGGCTCTCGTTCAAGGGGCGGTCAAGAAGACCTCGCAGGACCGCGACATCAAGGACGTGCTGGAGGGCGGCGAGGTCTCGATCCCGCTCGACGGCATGGACGAGCCGCGCTTCCGGCGCGAGGGCGGCACCCGCGATATGGTGCTGCCGGGCAACAAGAAGTTCATCGAGGGCGACATCCTGCCGCGCTCGGGCGACGGCAGCGGCCGCAAATCCGGCCCCGGCCAGGGCGACAGCGAGGACGCCTTCCGCTTCGTGCTGAGCAAGGAGGAGTTCGTCAATCTCTTCCTCGACGACCTCGAACTGCCGGATCTCGCCAAGCGCAAATTCGCCGAGGCCGAGAGCGAGGGCCTGGTGCGCGCGGGCTATTCCACCTCGGGCTCACCGGCCAACATCTCGATCAGCCGCACCGTCACCCGCGCCATGGCGCGCCGCGTCGCGCTGCGCCGGCCGCGGCCGGAGGCGATTGCCGAGCTCGAGGACAAAATCGAGCAGGAGACCGACGAGGAGAAGAAGGCCGCGCTGGTGGCCGAGCTCGAAGGCTTGAAGGCCAAGGCCAAGCGCATCCCCTTCATCGATCCCATCGACATCCGCTATCGCCGTTTCGAGGCGGTGCCGAAGCCGATCGCGCAGGCGGTGATGTTCTGCCTGATGGACGTCTCCGGCTCGATGTCCGAGCACATGAAGGACCTCGCCAAGCGCTTCTACATGCTGCTCTACGTCTTTCTCACGCGGCGCTACCGCCACGTCGAGATCGTGTTCATCCGTCACACCGACCGCGCCGAGGAGGTCGACGAGCAGACCTTCTTCTACGGCCCGGCGTCCGGCGGCACCTTGGTCTCCAGCGCGCTCCAGTGCATGCACGACATCGTCCGCTCGCGCTTCCGCCCATCCGATTGGAACATCTACGCGGCGCAGGCCTCCGACGGTGACAACGCAACCTCCGATTCCGAGAATGTCGCGCGGCTCCTGACCGACAACATCCTGCCGGTGTCGCAGTTCTTCGCCTATCTCGAAGTCGGCGAATCCGGCACCTATTCGTTCGAGATGCCGGACTCGGCGCTGTGGTCACTGTATGAGCGGCTGCGTGCCAACGGCCAGCCGCTGTCGATGCGCAAGGTGCGCGACCGCAGCGAGATCTTCCCGGTGTTCCATGACCTGTTTCAGCGTCGCGGCACCACGCAGGAGAGGGCGGCCTCATGA
- a CDS encoding TMEM143 family protein → MATSRRDRFIPIRKSDVLDAVISHGGLDEAQSADLRRLAQMLGAILHHEYFDELDRLRDAYFDFDPEVPAGRHHSPAELDVAYGSLTDEFARVLGEANFIEITHDEIERAFAEHALVRVKLKAPISDYRSVRMFRRGVHQETIEVPQLYGLRRRQQDIEVYDDIILMVATKPDEPTKKKRKTAAWRGRNKIRGGAVLFKYFRHIARFDLEALLPNVRVVMGLREQLTLGVPALVGGVPILLKLASTLTVLFIVAGFYLGLSGTVHDNDTEQALAALSGLFALGAFILRQWGNFHRQSLIHQKQVTDNIYFRNVNNNSGIFNYLIGEAEDQDWKEAVLAYGGLLLASVPLSRASLGSHVEELLQQMFGLGRAFNIDEALIRLREFGLVSGDDDALSTLPLREALAQLERVWAGALRAQSGSS, encoded by the coding sequence GTGGCGACGAGCCGGCGGGACCGGTTCATTCCGATCCGCAAGTCCGACGTTCTCGACGCGGTGATCTCGCATGGCGGCCTGGATGAAGCCCAGTCGGCCGATCTGCGCCGCCTCGCCCAGATGCTCGGCGCCATCCTGCATCATGAATATTTCGACGAGCTCGATCGCCTGCGCGACGCCTATTTCGACTTCGATCCCGAAGTCCCCGCCGGTCGCCACCACTCGCCCGCCGAGCTTGACGTCGCCTATGGCAGCCTCACCGACGAGTTCGCCCGCGTGCTCGGCGAGGCCAATTTCATCGAGATCACCCATGACGAGATCGAGCGCGCCTTTGCCGAGCATGCGCTGGTCAGGGTCAAGCTAAAGGCGCCGATCTCTGATTATCGCTCCGTTCGCATGTTCCGACGGGGCGTGCATCAGGAGACGATCGAGGTCCCCCAGCTCTATGGCCTGCGGCGGCGCCAGCAGGACATCGAGGTCTATGACGACATCATTCTGATGGTCGCGACCAAGCCCGACGAGCCTACCAAGAAGAAACGCAAGACCGCCGCCTGGCGGGGGCGCAACAAGATCCGCGGCGGCGCCGTCCTGTTCAAATATTTCCGTCACATCGCGCGCTTCGACCTCGAAGCGCTGCTGCCGAACGTCCGCGTCGTGATGGGCCTGCGCGAGCAGCTGACCTTGGGCGTGCCGGCGCTGGTCGGCGGCGTGCCGATCCTGCTCAAGCTGGCTTCGACCTTGACCGTGCTGTTCATCGTCGCCGGCTTCTATCTCGGCCTCAGCGGCACGGTGCATGACAACGACACCGAGCAGGCGCTGGCGGCGCTGTCCGGCCTGTTCGCACTCGGCGCCTTCATCCTCAGGCAATGGGGCAATTTCCACCGCCAGTCGCTGATCCACCAGAAGCAGGTCACCGACAACATCTACTTCCGCAACGTCAACAACAATTCCGGCATCTTCAACTACCTGATCGGCGAGGCCGAGGACCAGGACTGGAAGGAGGCGGTGCTGGCCTATGGCGGGTTGCTGCTGGCGTCGGTGCCGCTCAGCCGGGCGTCGCTCGGCAGCCATGTCGAGGAATTGCTGCAGCAGATGTTCGGGCTGGGGCGGGCCTTCAATATCGATGAGGCGCTGATCAGGCTGCGGGAGTTCGGGCTGGTGAGCGGTGACGATGATGCGCTGTCTACGCTGCCGCTGCGGGAGGCGCTCGCGCAGCTCGAACGGGTCTGGGCGGGTGCGCTGCGGGCGCAGTCTGGCTCATCATGA
- a CDS encoding SpoVR family protein translates to MSGLLFEGADWNFLTLQRIHDACETVAQKELGLDTYPNQIEVITAEQMLDAYSSVGMPLFYKHWSFGKHFAYHEASYRKGLMGLAYEIVINSSPCISYLMEENTATMQTLVIAHAAFGHNHFFKNNYLFKQWTDADGILDYLDFARGYIAQCEERFGRMAVEHTLDAAHALMSHGVDRYPGKKKLDFREEEKRAGKRRLYEEEQFNDLWRTVPTGPAKTSAVLNVERRRALLGLPQENLLYFLEKSAPRLAPWQRELLRIVRHIAQYFYPQGQTKVMNEGTATYVHYRIMKRLHEEGRLTDGNFLEFLQSHTNVVFQPEFDDPRFSGFNPYALGFAIMQDIERIVKDPTEEDREWFPDIAGTGDEMAVLRDVWANYRDESFISQFLSPNLIRHFRLFHLHDDPAERAGILVDAIHDERGYRRIRRELSKQYDVGYIDPNIEVVDVDLAGDRRLMLRHTVVKGAQLNETDTKRVLQHLADLWSYDVQLTEVDAATDKVLKEYVLNPRIQPAAA, encoded by the coding sequence ATGAGCGGATTGCTGTTCGAAGGCGCCGACTGGAATTTCCTCACCCTGCAGCGCATCCACGATGCCTGCGAGACCGTGGCGCAGAAGGAGCTCGGGCTCGATACCTATCCGAACCAGATCGAGGTCATCACCGCCGAGCAGATGCTCGACGCCTATTCCTCGGTCGGCATGCCCCTGTTCTACAAGCACTGGTCGTTCGGCAAGCACTTCGCCTATCACGAGGCATCGTACCGCAAGGGCCTGATGGGTCTCGCCTATGAGATCGTGATCAACTCCTCGCCCTGCATCTCCTATCTGATGGAAGAGAACACGGCGACGATGCAGACCTTGGTCATCGCGCATGCTGCGTTCGGCCACAACCATTTCTTCAAGAACAACTATTTGTTCAAGCAGTGGACCGATGCCGACGGCATCCTCGATTATCTCGATTTCGCCCGCGGCTATATCGCGCAATGCGAGGAGCGGTTCGGCCGCATGGCGGTCGAGCACACGCTCGACGCCGCGCATGCGCTGATGTCGCACGGAGTCGACCGCTATCCCGGCAAGAAGAAGCTCGACTTCCGCGAGGAGGAGAAGCGCGCCGGCAAGCGCAGGCTCTACGAGGAGGAGCAGTTCAACGATCTCTGGCGCACCGTGCCGACCGGACCCGCCAAGACCAGCGCGGTGCTGAACGTGGAGCGCCGGCGTGCGCTGCTCGGCCTGCCGCAGGAGAACCTGCTCTACTTCCTGGAAAAGAGTGCGCCGCGGCTGGCGCCGTGGCAGCGCGAGCTGCTGCGCATCGTCCGCCACATCGCGCAGTATTTCTATCCGCAGGGCCAGACCAAGGTCATGAACGAGGGCACGGCAACCTACGTGCACTACCGCATCATGAAGCGGCTGCATGAGGAGGGCCGTCTCACCGACGGCAACTTTCTGGAGTTCCTGCAGTCGCACACCAACGTGGTGTTCCAGCCGGAGTTCGACGATCCGCGCTTCTCCGGCTTCAATCCTTACGCGCTCGGCTTCGCGATCATGCAGGACATCGAGCGCATCGTGAAGGATCCGACCGAGGAGGACCGCGAGTGGTTCCCGGACATCGCCGGCACCGGCGACGAGATGGCGGTGCTGCGCGACGTCTGGGCCAATTATCGCGACGAGAGCTTCATCAGCCAGTTCCTCAGCCCGAACCTGATCCGCCACTTCCGGCTGTTCCACCTGCATGATGATCCGGCCGAGCGCGCCGGCATCCTGGTCGACGCCATCCATGACGAGCGCGGCTATCGCCGCATCCGCCGCGAGCTGTCGAAGCAGTACGATGTCGGGTACATCGACCCGAACATCGAGGTGGTCGACGTCGACCTCGCCGGCGACCGCCGCCTGATGCTGCGGCATACGGTGGTGAAGGGCGCGCAGCTGAATGAGACCGATACGAAGCGCGTGCTGCAGCACCTCGCCGATCTCTGGAGCTACGACGTCCAGCTCACCGAGGTCGACGCCGCCACCGACAAGGTGCTGAAGGAGTACGTGCTCAATCCCCGGATACAACCGGCGGCCGCGTAG
- a CDS encoding 2-oxoacid:ferredoxin oxidoreductase subunit beta has protein sequence MTYIAKPKFQHPGIRKNALGYSHRDYEGKISTLCAGCGHDSITASIIEACFELSIEPHRVAKISGIGCSSKTPDYFLGNSHGFNTVHGRMPSVLTGANLANRELIYLGVSGDGDSASIGFGQFAHAIRRGVNMTYIVENNGVYGLTKGQFSATADRGSKSKKGVTNTDNPIDLVGIALQLGATYVARSFSGDKKQLVPIIEGAIRHKGAAFIDVISPCIAFNNHAGSTKSFDYVREHNDAVNRLDVLTGRDPIEIDQDPGTVQIVEQHDGSRLALRKLDADYDPHDRLGAMTFLQKHAAQGQIVTGLLYVDPEADDLHSHLNTVERPLNRLEAADLCPGQSVLDKINASLR, from the coding sequence ATGACCTACATCGCAAAGCCGAAATTCCAGCATCCCGGCATCAGGAAGAACGCGCTGGGCTACAGCCATCGCGACTACGAGGGCAAGATCTCGACCTTGTGCGCCGGTTGCGGCCACGATTCGATCACGGCGTCGATCATAGAGGCCTGCTTCGAGCTGTCGATCGAGCCGCACCGGGTGGCCAAGATCTCCGGCATCGGCTGCTCGTCGAAGACGCCGGACTATTTCCTCGGCAATTCGCACGGCTTCAACACCGTGCACGGCCGCATGCCCTCGGTGCTGACCGGTGCCAACCTCGCCAATCGCGAGTTGATCTATCTCGGCGTCTCCGGCGACGGCGATTCCGCCTCGATCGGCTTCGGCCAGTTCGCCCATGCGATCCGCCGCGGCGTCAACATGACCTATATCGTCGAGAACAACGGCGTCTACGGCCTGACCAAGGGCCAGTTCTCGGCCACCGCCGACCGCGGCTCGAAGTCGAAGAAGGGCGTCACCAACACCGACAACCCGATCGACCTCGTCGGCATCGCATTGCAGCTCGGGGCGACCTATGTGGCGCGTTCGTTCTCCGGCGACAAGAAGCAGCTGGTGCCGATCATCGAGGGTGCGATCCGGCACAAGGGCGCGGCGTTCATCGACGTCATCAGCCCGTGCATCGCCTTCAACAATCACGCCGGCTCGACCAAGAGTTTTGACTATGTCCGCGAGCACAATGACGCCGTCAACCGGCTGGACGTGCTGACCGGCCGCGATCCGATCGAGATCGACCAGGATCCCGGCACGGTGCAGATCGTCGAGCAGCACGACGGCTCGCGGCTGGCGCTTCGCAAGCTCGACGCCGACTACGATCCGCACGACCGGCTGGGCGCAATGACCTTCCTGCAGAAGCACGCCGCGCAAGGGCAGATCGTGACGGGGCTGCTGTACGTCGATCCCGAGGCGGACGACCTGCACAGCCATCTCAACACGGTGGAGCGGCCGTTGAACCGGCTGGAAGCGGCGGATCTGTGCCCGGGACAGAGCGTGCTCGACAAGATCAACGCGAGCCTGCGTTGA